In Stutzerimonas stutzeri, a genomic segment contains:
- a CDS encoding isocitrate lyase/PEP mutase family protein produces the protein MQRISHHSLRNEFRRLLASDRCYHTASVFDPMSARIAADLEFEVGILGGSVASLQVLAAPDFALITLSEFVEQATRIGRVSRLPIIADADHGYGNALNVMRTVVELERAGIAALTIEDTLLPAKFGRKSTDLIGMFEAVGKIRAALEARIDPELAVIARTNAGVIGLEEVIARVQAYEAAGADAICLVGIEDFEQLEQVAEKLKVPLMLVTYGNPKLRDNARLAELGVRIVVNGHAAYFAAIKATYDCLREQRQIDASDLNASQLSVKYSTAEEYMVWAEEYMQVKE, from the coding sequence ATGCAACGAATTTCTCATCATTCCCTGCGTAACGAATTCCGTCGGCTGCTGGCCTCGGATCGCTGCTATCACACCGCCTCGGTATTCGACCCAATGTCGGCGCGCATCGCCGCCGATCTTGAATTCGAAGTAGGCATTCTCGGCGGCTCGGTTGCCTCGCTGCAGGTACTGGCGGCACCGGATTTCGCACTGATCACACTCAGCGAATTCGTCGAACAGGCGACCCGTATCGGACGCGTGTCGCGCCTGCCGATTATTGCCGACGCCGACCATGGTTATGGCAACGCGCTCAACGTGATGCGCACCGTGGTCGAGCTGGAGCGCGCCGGCATTGCCGCGTTGACCATCGAAGACACGCTGTTGCCGGCCAAATTCGGGCGCAAGTCCACCGACCTGATCGGCATGTTCGAGGCGGTCGGCAAGATACGGGCAGCACTCGAGGCGCGCATCGATCCGGAGCTCGCCGTCATCGCGCGCACCAATGCCGGCGTGATCGGCCTGGAAGAGGTCATCGCCCGCGTACAGGCCTACGAGGCGGCCGGCGCGGATGCCATCTGCCTGGTCGGCATCGAGGATTTCGAGCAGCTCGAACAGGTAGCGGAAAAGCTCAAGGTGCCGCTGATGCTGGTCACGTATGGCAACCCGAAACTGCGCGACAACGCCCGGCTGGCGGAGCTCGGCGTACGTATCGTGGTCAACGGCCATGCAGCCTACTTCGCCGCGATCAAGGCGACCTACGACTGCCTGCGCGAACAGCGTCAGATCGATGCTTCGGACCTCAACGCCTCGCAGCTGTCGGTCAAGTACTCGACCGCCGAGGAATACATGGTCTGGGCCGAGGAATACATGCAGGTCAAAGAGTGA